From the Lathyrus oleraceus cultivar Zhongwan6 chromosome 4, CAAS_Psat_ZW6_1.0, whole genome shotgun sequence genome, one window contains:
- the LOC127073588 gene encoding early nodulin-93, with protein sequence MAERNVAANSSIDRTSLAYLDQRMAMAKRCSHQGVMAGAKAAVVATIATAIPTLASVRMLPWARANLNHTAQALIISTVAGAAYFIVADKTVLATARKNSFNRPSNA encoded by the exons ATGGCAGAGAGAAATGTTGCTGCTAACTCTTCTATTGATAGAACTAGTTTGGCTTATCTAGATCAGAGGATGGCCATGGCCAAACGCTGTTCTCATC AAGGTGTGATGGCTGGAGCTAAGGCTGCTGTTGTTGCTACTATCGCCACTGCCATTCCAACT CTGGCTAGTGTTAGGATGCTACCTTGGGCAAGAGCCAACCTCAATCACACTGCACAAGCTCTTATAATTTCAACAG TGGCTGGAGCAGCATATTTCATAGTAGCTGACAAGACTGTCTTGGCAACTGCAAGAAAGAACTCCTTCAACCGACCCTCCAATGCATGA